A single window of Archangium gephyra DNA harbors:
- a CDS encoding methylthioribulose 1-phosphate dehydratase produces the protein MVRTEDLGARTEELSKAGRLFFERGWVPATAGNFSARLDERHLVITASGRHKGELDAEGFLVVGLEGEVLSPGRKPSAETALHLQLYRREPSLGSVLHTHSRTATLLSRLSPGGVVLEGYEVLKALPGVQTHETRLEVPVFPNDQDIPRLAARVEEYMREHPGLHGYLIEGHGLYTWGRTVADARRHVEAFEFLFECELEMRRLKR, from the coding sequence ATGGTGCGTACTGAGGACCTCGGCGCGCGGACCGAGGAGTTGAGCAAGGCCGGCCGCCTCTTCTTCGAGCGCGGCTGGGTGCCGGCCACCGCGGGCAACTTCTCGGCGCGGCTGGATGAGCGCCACCTCGTCATCACCGCCTCCGGCCGTCACAAGGGCGAGCTGGACGCGGAGGGTTTCCTGGTGGTGGGGCTGGAGGGCGAGGTGCTCTCCCCGGGCCGCAAGCCCTCGGCGGAGACGGCGCTGCACCTGCAGCTGTACCGGCGCGAGCCGTCGCTGGGCTCGGTGCTGCACACGCACTCGCGCACCGCCACGCTGCTGTCGCGGCTGAGCCCCGGGGGCGTGGTGCTCGAGGGCTATGAGGTGCTCAAGGCGCTGCCCGGCGTGCAGACGCACGAGACGCGCCTGGAGGTGCCCGTGTTCCCCAACGACCAGGACATCCCCCGGCTGGCGGCCCGCGTGGAGGAATACATGCGAGAGCACCCGGGCCTGCATGGCTACCTCATCGAGGGCCATGGCCTGTACACGTGGGGGCGCACGGTGGCGGATGCGCGGCGGCACGTGGAGGCATTCGAGTTCCTGTTCGAGTGTGAGTTGGAGATGAGGAGACTGAAGCGATGA
- a CDS encoding 1,2-dihydroxy-3-keto-5-methylthiopentene dioxygenase gives MSELKVFDEGDASGARVHTRDFEAIRRELGAVGIRFERWEARQPLKPGASQAEILEAYGEPVERLKKERGFKTADVLSMVPEHPDKVALRNKFLHEHTHSEDEVRFFVEGQGLFTIHKAGRVYNVLCEKGDLIGVPDGTPHWFDMGPQPRFTAIRLFTHTEGWVAHPTGSDIATRFPRFE, from the coding sequence ATGAGCGAGCTGAAGGTGTTCGACGAGGGCGATGCATCGGGTGCGCGGGTGCACACCCGGGACTTCGAGGCCATCCGGCGCGAGCTGGGCGCGGTGGGCATCCGCTTCGAGCGCTGGGAGGCGCGCCAACCGCTGAAGCCCGGGGCGAGCCAGGCGGAGATTCTCGAGGCCTACGGGGAGCCGGTGGAGCGGCTGAAGAAGGAGCGGGGCTTCAAGACGGCGGATGTGCTGAGCATGGTGCCGGAGCACCCGGACAAGGTGGCGCTGCGCAACAAGTTCCTCCACGAGCACACGCACAGCGAGGACGAGGTGCGCTTCTTCGTGGAGGGCCAGGGCCTCTTCACCATCCACAAGGCGGGCCGCGTCTACAACGTGCTGTGCGAGAAGGGGGACCTGATCGGCGTGCCGGATGGGACACCGCATTGGTTCGACATGGGGCCCCAGCCGCGCTTCACCGCCATCCGCCTCTTCACCCACACCGAGGGCTGGGTGGCCCACCCCACGGGCAGCGACATCGCCACGCGCTTTCCCCGGTTCGAGTAG
- the mtnC gene encoding acireductone synthase, protein MTQAIVTDIEGTTSSLSFVKEVLFPYAARELPGFVRAHGQRPEVRHLLDEARQLAGGALDDARLVATLLRWMDEDRKFGPLKGLQGLMWEAGYRQGDFQGHVYEDVPRVLREWRERGLRLYVYSSGSVHAQTLLFGHTRFGDLTPLFSGYFDTGVGGKKETASYASIVQELALPAGQVLFLSDVRAELDAAAAAGLRTVCLVRGEGPEVDPGPHPVARSFDDVQP, encoded by the coding sequence ATGACCCAGGCCATCGTCACCGACATCGAGGGCACCACCTCCAGCCTGTCCTTCGTGAAGGAGGTGCTCTTCCCCTACGCGGCGCGCGAGCTGCCCGGCTTCGTGCGCGCGCACGGGCAGCGGCCCGAGGTGCGCCATTTGTTGGACGAGGCCCGTCAGCTGGCCGGTGGGGCGCTGGATGACGCGCGGCTGGTGGCCACGCTGTTGCGGTGGATGGACGAGGACCGCAAGTTCGGACCGCTCAAGGGCCTGCAGGGCTTGATGTGGGAGGCGGGCTACCGCCAGGGCGACTTCCAGGGCCATGTCTACGAGGACGTGCCCCGCGTGTTGCGAGAATGGCGGGAGCGGGGCCTTCGCCTGTATGTCTATTCCTCGGGCTCGGTGCATGCGCAGACGCTGCTCTTCGGCCACACGCGCTTCGGGGACCTGACGCCGCTCTTCAGCGGCTACTTCGACACGGGCGTGGGGGGGAAGAAGGAGACGGCCTCCTACGCGTCCATCGTGCAGGAGCTGGCGTTGCCCGCGGGGCAGGTGCTCTTCCTGTCGGACGTGAGGGCGGAGCTGGACGCGGCCGCCGCGGCGGGCCTGCGCACCGTGTGTCTGGTCCGGGGCGAGGGCCCCGAGGTGGACCCCGGGCCCCATCCCGTGGCCCGGAGTTTCGACGACGTGCAACCGTAG
- a CDS encoding SDR family oxidoreductase, whose product MSAFLTLEGRRALITGGTSGAGAATVALFKALGARVLTTARRKPADFSGAAFVEADLTTTEGVEAVVDAVHRELGGLDILVNVLGGSSAPSGGFAALTDEEWEKEFDLNFFPAVRLDRALIPGMVAQGSGVVIHVTSIQRNLPLPQATTGYASAKAALNTYSKSISKEVSPLGVRVVRVSPGWIADPGSNGLALRIAKEAGIDYDAAVQVIMNSLGGIPLGRPAKPEEVADLIAFLASDRATSITGTEHVIDGGTVPTA is encoded by the coding sequence ATGAGCGCTTTTCTTACATTGGAGGGCCGTCGGGCCCTCATCACCGGAGGCACCTCGGGTGCGGGCGCTGCGACGGTCGCGCTGTTCAAGGCGCTCGGCGCGCGTGTGCTGACCACCGCTCGCAGGAAGCCGGCCGACTTTTCCGGCGCGGCGTTCGTCGAAGCCGACCTGACGACCACGGAGGGCGTCGAGGCCGTGGTCGATGCGGTGCATCGGGAACTTGGCGGGCTCGATATCCTCGTGAACGTGCTGGGTGGCTCTTCAGCACCCTCGGGAGGCTTTGCCGCGCTGACCGACGAAGAGTGGGAGAAAGAGTTCGACCTGAACTTCTTTCCGGCCGTCAGACTGGACCGCGCTCTCATCCCTGGAATGGTCGCCCAGGGGAGCGGCGTCGTCATCCACGTCACGTCGATCCAGAGAAATCTGCCGCTACCCCAAGCGACGACCGGCTACGCTTCGGCCAAGGCGGCTCTCAACACCTACAGCAAGAGCATTTCAAAGGAAGTCTCTCCGTTGGGCGTCCGGGTGGTGCGGGTCTCCCCCGGCTGGATCGCCGATCCGGGATCCAACGGTCTGGCATTGCGCATAGCCAAGGAAGCCGGCATCGACTACGACGCGGCGGTCCAGGTGATCATGAATTCGCTCGGCGGGATTCCGTTAGGGCGGCCCGCCAAGCCAGAAGAGGTCGCCGATCTGATCGCCTTCCTTGCCTCCGATCGAGCGACGTCAATCACCGGGACGGAGCATGTGATCGACGGTGGGACTGTCCCCACCGCTTGA
- a CDS encoding nuclear transport factor 2 family protein, which yields MTIKLPKAIEEYFEADRTGSPDAVAAAFTETGVVKDKGNTHRGREAIREWMVEAGQLYTYTAEPFFIGTENDKTQVTAHVVGTFPGSPIDLRFFFVLAGDKVAELEITV from the coding sequence ATGACGATCAAACTACCGAAGGCCATCGAAGAATACTTCGAGGCAGACCGGACAGGCAGCCCGGATGCCGTCGCAGCCGCCTTCACTGAAACCGGCGTCGTGAAGGACAAGGGCAACACCCATCGCGGCCGCGAGGCCATCCGGGAGTGGATGGTGGAAGCCGGCCAGCTCTACACCTACACGGCAGAACCGTTCTTCATCGGCACGGAGAACGACAAGACCCAGGTCACTGCCCATGTCGTCGGCACCTTCCCCGGAAGCCCGATCGACCTGCGCTTCTTCTTCGTCCTCGCGGGCGACAAGGTCGCCGAACTGGAGATCACCGTATGA
- a CDS encoding LysR family transcriptional regulator, which produces MTRSVLAELDAVLGVARLGSFRAAALDLGMSTTALSNSIAKLEQRLGIRLFNRTTRSVSLTDAGKTFVERVGPAMTDIHDAMLAAQSLQEVPTGTLRINAFATAAREVMEPLILSFLRRYPQVHVDLVTEGRIVDIVAAGFDLGLRPADLVPADMIAVPLGLKRSNAVVASPEFLRTHGRPTVPTDLYRFRCIRARLPNNALFRWKFEKEGNAVQIDVQGPITLDESSLVRIAAQNGIGLGYVMEADVREDIAAGRLVRVLEDWTPSLAPLALYYPGRKNPPAAFTAFIKTARDFASS; this is translated from the coding sequence ATGACGCGCTCCGTTCTTGCTGAGCTTGATGCCGTTCTCGGCGTCGCCCGCCTCGGGTCGTTCAGAGCTGCCGCCCTTGATCTCGGCATGTCCACGACAGCTTTAAGCAATTCCATCGCGAAGCTTGAGCAGCGCCTCGGCATCCGCCTGTTCAACCGAACGACGCGAAGCGTCTCGCTGACCGATGCGGGAAAGACCTTCGTCGAACGGGTAGGCCCAGCGATGACCGACATCCATGACGCCATGCTGGCGGCCCAGTCGCTCCAGGAGGTTCCGACTGGCACTTTGCGCATCAACGCTTTTGCCACTGCGGCGCGCGAGGTGATGGAGCCGCTTATCCTTTCGTTCCTGCGGCGCTATCCTCAGGTGCATGTCGACCTGGTCACCGAAGGACGGATCGTCGATATCGTCGCGGCCGGTTTCGACCTCGGCCTGAGGCCCGCCGATCTCGTCCCGGCCGACATGATCGCCGTGCCTCTGGGCCTGAAGCGCAGCAATGCCGTCGTCGCATCGCCGGAATTCCTGCGCACGCATGGAAGGCCGACTGTACCAACCGACCTGTACCGGTTCCGATGCATCCGCGCACGTCTTCCCAACAACGCGCTGTTTAGATGGAAATTTGAAAAGGAGGGGAACGCCGTCCAGATCGACGTGCAGGGTCCGATCACCCTGGACGAGTCGAGCCTGGTCAGGATAGCGGCGCAGAACGGTATCGGTCTCGGATACGTCATGGAGGCGGATGTGCGCGAAGACATTGCGGCCGGCCGGCTCGTGCGTGTCCTGGAAGACTGGACACCCTCCCTGGCACCGCTGGCGCTCTACTACCCCGGCAGGAAGAATCCGCCTGCTGCTTTCACTGCATTCATCAAAACTGCCCGCGACTTTGCAAGTAGCTGA